In Mycoplasmopsis cynos, the following are encoded in one genomic region:
- a CDS encoding ABC transporter ATP-binding protein has translation MLNKDDNIIKKRSDIDLDDYGFETIDIDKMVSEIGEIYNSNSGAHIKLVNISKKYEGNEKYTLENINLEIKPGTFCIFLGPSGCGKTTLLRMIAGLNSITKGDLLFNNKRYNNLLPNERNIAMVFQSYALYPHMNVYNNISFGLRIAKERKDIIDKRVKDVAKILKIDDYLYRKPRDLSGGQRQRVAIGRAIARKPLVFLMDEPLSNLDAKLRENMRREIVNIHRMLNTTSIYVTHDQLEAMTMGDQIVVFNDGKIQQSGKGKELYFKPANVFVAKFIGSPTMNTFEAVYNDGFIYDESGKINIKLDKETAEKLYNNQKLIIGFRSEDLRISYTNVDNSALGKISSIELIGKDQLVLVKLNDKTEFIVNATNSDEFELFTHVYVEFVVSRIHIFDKETENRIN, from the coding sequence ATGTTAAATAAAGACGACAATATAATCAAAAAACGTTCTGATATTGATCTTGATGATTATGGTTTTGAAACTATTGATATAGATAAAATGGTTTCTGAAATTGGAGAAATATATAATTCAAACTCTGGTGCGCATATTAAATTAGTTAATATTTCCAAAAAATATGAAGGTAATGAAAAATATACACTTGAAAATATTAATCTAGAAATTAAGCCTGGAACATTTTGTATCTTTTTAGGGCCTTCAGGTTGTGGTAAAACAACTTTACTAAGAATGATTGCAGGATTAAATTCGATAACAAAAGGTGATTTATTATTTAATAATAAAAGATATAATAATTTACTTCCAAATGAACGTAATATAGCAATGGTTTTCCAATCATATGCTTTATATCCTCATATGAATGTTTATAACAATATATCATTTGGATTAAGAATAGCAAAAGAAAGAAAAGACATTATAGATAAACGTGTCAAAGATGTTGCTAAAATTCTAAAAATTGATGATTATTTATATAGAAAACCACGTGATTTATCAGGAGGACAAAGACAACGGGTAGCTATTGGTCGGGCAATTGCTAGAAAACCACTTGTCTTTTTAATGGATGAACCACTTTCAAATTTAGATGCTAAATTAAGAGAAAACATGCGTAGAGAAATAGTTAATATTCACCGTATGTTAAATACTACAAGTATCTACGTTACACACGATCAATTAGAAGCTATGACTATGGGTGATCAAATCGTTGTATTTAATGATGGTAAAATCCAACAAAGTGGAAAAGGTAAAGAATTATACTTTAAACCAGCAAATGTTTTTGTTGCGAAATTTATCGGATCACCTACTATGAATACTTTTGAAGCCGTTTATAATGATGGGTTCATTTATGATGAGTCTGGAAAAATAAACATTAAATTAGACAAAGAAACTGCTGAAAAACTTTATAATAACCAAAAATTAATAATTGGTTTTAGAAGTGAAGATTTAAGAATTTCATATACAAATGTTGATAATTCAGCGCTTGGAAAAATATCAAGCATTGAATTAATTGGTAAAGATCAATTGGTTCTTGTTAAACTAAATGATAAAACTGAATTCATTGTAAATGCTACTAATAGTGATGAGTTCGAATTATTTACTCATGTATATGTTGAATTTGTTGTCTCAAGAATTCATATTTTTGATAAAGAAACAGAAAATAGAATTAACTAA
- a CDS encoding GntR family transcriptional regulator has protein sequence MSKNVYEKNINSAVDIKNNIRVKQVKSNEDFTKTNNIILYLMDLIKSKKIPVNKIMPSENALMQRFNCSRSVVVAAYQRLSSLGAVYTISKRGHFVAENFHNLIKPVSLILKVEKQEGYEEIDFIWPEWFEKKNIIFTEGARKFKKTYYKNDELIAYSDIWISTKNIAKDEIIDASKPLIDVLDEKETITNIVYEVQYENFFNYFGFEKMMVLTLFGYDEDSICIAGKYYIKPEHFKLFYQEFSLL, from the coding sequence ATGAGTAAAAATGTTTATGAGAAGAATATTAATAGTGCAGTTGATATAAAAAATAATATTAGAGTTAAGCAAGTGAAAAGTAATGAAGATTTTACAAAAACTAACAATATTATTTTGTATTTAATGGATTTAATTAAATCTAAAAAAATCCCGGTAAATAAAATAATGCCATCTGAAAATGCATTAATGCAACGATTTAATTGTTCAAGAAGCGTAGTAGTGGCCGCTTATCAGAGATTATCTTCATTAGGCGCGGTTTATACAATTTCAAAACGCGGTCATTTTGTGGCTGAAAATTTTCACAATTTAATTAAACCTGTTAGTTTAATTTTAAAGGTAGAAAAACAAGAAGGATATGAAGAAATTGATTTTATTTGACCTGAATGATTCGAAAAGAAAAACATTATTTTTACTGAGGGTGCTAGAAAGTTTAAAAAGACATACTATAAAAATGATGAATTAATAGCATATTCAGATATTTGAATATCTACTAAAAACATTGCAAAAGATGAAATTATTGATGCTAGTAAACCACTAATTGATGTTTTAGATGAAAAAGAAACAATTACTAACATTGTCTATGAAGTTCAATATGAGAACTTTTTCAACTACTTTGGTTTTGAAAAAATGATGGTATTAACTTTATTCGGCTATGATGAAGATAGTATTTGTATTGCTGGAAAATATTACATCAAACCAGAACATTTTAAACTCTTTTATCAAGAGTTTTCATTATTATAG
- a CDS encoding sugar ABC transporter permease: MFDKLKRTLFYKYQFDSVSITQAKLTPKRLTFNESDAKPPTALEMIWLFFNYLILVFWAIIILFPIVSLIISSFNVANIRVIGLQKFEFGFDNFEYLFTSDRSLFTTWYANTLIIAGMTSLISTVAVALNGYAYSRFKFTGSRHSLTIVMMLQLIPATSSLISLYILVKLGGTLGIPPIWMLVFIYSGGSIAGNTFMLKSYLDTISKELDDSGKIDGCNNWGLFFKILLPVIRPALIMVALWTFLTPFTDVILPKFVLIENDQKTLAVGLDAFINAEPKHINYGAYSAGSILATLPAFALFMYLQKYIVGGLSDGAVKG; the protein is encoded by the coding sequence ATGTTTGATAAATTAAAACGTACATTATTTTATAAATATCAATTTGACTCAGTATCAATAACTCAAGCAAAATTAACTCCAAAAAGATTGACGTTTAATGAGTCTGATGCAAAACCACCAACTGCTTTAGAAATGATTTGATTATTCTTTAATTATTTAATACTAGTATTTTGAGCGATCATAATATTATTCCCAATAGTTTCATTGATAATTTCTTCATTCAACGTTGCTAATATCCGGGTAATTGGATTACAAAAATTTGAATTTGGATTTGATAACTTTGAATACTTATTTACAAGTGATAGAAGTTTATTCACCACTTGATATGCTAATACTTTAATTATCGCTGGAATGACTTCATTAATTTCAACTGTAGCAGTTGCATTAAATGGTTATGCTTATTCTAGATTTAAATTTACAGGTTCTAGACATTCATTAACCATTGTTATGATGTTGCAATTAATACCAGCGACTTCATCTTTAATTTCATTATATATATTAGTTAAATTAGGTGGAACTTTAGGAATTCCTCCAATTTGAATGTTAGTATTTATATATTCAGGTGGATCAATAGCTGGAAACACATTTATGTTGAAAAGTTATTTAGACACTATTTCAAAAGAGTTGGATGATTCGGGAAAAATAGATGGATGTAATAATTGAGGTTTATTCTTTAAAATCTTATTGCCGGTGATTAGACCTGCCTTAATAATGGTCGCTTTATGAACATTCTTAACACCATTCACAGATGTTATCTTGCCTAAATTTGTTTTAATTGAAAATGATCAGAAGACACTTGCGGTTGGATTAGATGCATTTATTAATGCTGAGCCAAAACATATTAATTATGGTGCATATTCAGCCGGTTCAATCTTAGCAACACTACCAGCTTTTGCTTTATTTATGTATCTACAAAAGTACATTGTAGGTGGATTAAGTGATGGAGCAGTGAAAGGATAA
- a CDS encoding GntR family transcriptional regulator: MNKATYKKNIESYPESVGAVRNRSLKDDDVTKTSNIIQYLISLIKSKKIPVNKIMPSEHALMQRFNCSRSVVVSAYLKLNALGATYSISKRGHFVAENFHNLIKPISSLLKVDKQWGEEVFDFQWPSWFDERNIIFTDGARMFNKYFYKNNELIAEADVWLSTKNLDIYEPIDLSIPLLDSLSEREPVKNIVYEIKYEEANRLGYEKMMVIIFFGYDEDSICIAGKFYIKPEHFTFFHQEFSLL, from the coding sequence ATGAATAAAGCGACATATAAAAAAAATATTGAAAGTTATCCTGAAAGTGTAGGAGCAGTTAGAAATAGATCCTTAAAAGATGACGATGTTACTAAAACAAGCAATATAATTCAATATTTAATTAGTTTAATAAAATCTAAAAAAATTCCCGTAAATAAAATAATGCCTTCAGAGCACGCTTTAATGCAACGTTTTAATTGTTCAAGAAGTGTAGTTGTATCTGCGTATTTAAAACTTAATGCATTAGGAGCAACTTATTCAATTTCAAAACGTGGTCATTTTGTGGCTGAAAATTTTCACAATTTAATTAAACCTATTAGTTCATTACTTAAGGTAGATAAGCAATGAGGAGAAGAAGTATTTGATTTTCAATGACCATCTTGATTTGATGAAAGAAACATTATTTTTACAGATGGCGCTAGAATGTTTAATAAATATTTTTATAAAAATAATGAATTGATAGCAGAAGCGGATGTTTGACTATCAACAAAGAATCTTGATATTTATGAACCAATTGATTTATCAATACCATTACTTGATTCTTTATCTGAAAGAGAACCAGTTAAAAACATTGTTTATGAAATTAAATATGAAGAAGCAAATAGATTAGGATATGAAAAAATGATGGTAATCATATTCTTTGGATATGATGAAGATAGTATTTGTATTGCCGGTAAATTTTATATTAAGCCAGAACACTTTACATTTTTTCATCAAGAATTTTCATTATTATAA